The following coding sequences lie in one Miscanthus floridulus cultivar M001 chromosome 9, ASM1932011v1, whole genome shotgun sequence genomic window:
- the LOC136479989 gene encoding cilia- and flagella-associated protein 91-like, which translates to MAYRRFFDYNPYGYYYAAPYNYDSYYEQQPAATRRSTRGIFAGAEPAAAKPAPRARKTRETKTSFSIPVHGPDSDNEPEPELKQKAPGARAKPVAPAMSAKEAVVRMQAAARGFLARKSVRAVREVAHEAEQVRKKMASEAEALVTDPRARVAVGEALMRMLLRLDAVRGARDYRRRVTKRVLVLQDAVDALETKSAPSSAPVEDATEVDAPEATAVETVEESAAAPELADAVERGGEMESIKTAVDTPTQVEVDEAVAASDPEAKAGEGEEKEVVPGDANVDVDEPEDSDAEGEWEMVMEDNALVAGTPDDQEPPRKEPACPLETMGTASAGAASDGVDARKVMEMVVALCEKSAQQCAVIGALAERVDALECTVRRMEDAESRRRRPKKLST; encoded by the coding sequence ATGGCATATCGGCGGTTCTTCGACTACAATCCTTACGGCTACTACTATGCCGCCCCGTACAACTACGACTCTTACTACGAGCAGCAGCCCGCGGCCACCCGCAGGTCCACAAGGGGCATCTTTGCGGGCGCCGAGCCGGCGGCCGCGAAACCCGCGCCAAGGGCGAGGAAGACGAGGGAGACGAAGACGTCGTTCTCGATCCCAGTCCACGGGCCCGACTCGGATAACGAACCGGAGCCGGAGCTGAAGCAGAAGGCGCCGGGAGCGCGCGCGAAACCGGTGGCGCCGGCGATGTCCGCGAAGGAGGCTGTGGTGAGGATGCAGGCGGCGGCGCGCGGGTTCCTGGCGAGGAAGTCGGTGCGGGCGGTGCGCGAGGTCGCGCACGAGGCGGAGCAAGTCCGGAAGAAGATGGCGTCCGAGGCGGAGGCCCTAGTCACGGACCCCAGGGCGCGCGTCGCCGTGGGCGAGGCGCTGATGAGGATGCTGCTACGGCTCGACGCGGTGCGCGGCGCGCGTGACTACCGGAGGAGGGTCACCAAGCGAGTGCTTGTGCTGCAGGACGCCGTCGACGCGCTCGAGACTAAGTCGGCGCCGTCGTCGGCGCCTGTGGAGGACGCGACAGAGGTCGACGCACCTGAGGCGACGGCCGTCGAGACGGTGGAGGAGAGCGCGGCAGCGCCGGAGTTGGCAGACGCCGTGGAGCGCGGTGGTGAGATGGAGAGCATCAAGACAGCGGTTGACACGCCCACCCAGGTGGAGGTCGACGAAGCAGTAGCCGCTAGCGATCCTGAGGCGAAagcgggagagggagaggaaaagGAAGTGGTGCCGGGCGACGCCAATGTTGATGTCGACGAGCCGGAGGATTCGGACGCGGAGGGCGAGTGGGAGATGGTGATGGAGGACAACGCACTCGTGGCAGGCACGCCCGACGACCAGGAGCCACCGCGCAAGGAACCGGCGTGTCCGTTGGAGACCATGGGGACTGCAAGTGCCGGCGCCGCCTCTGACGGTGTGGACGCGAGGaaggtgatggagatggtggtcGCGCTGTGCGAGAAGAGCGCGCAACAGTGCGCGGTGATCGGCGCGCTGGCCGAGCGTGTGGACGCGCTGGAGTGTACCGTGCGGCGGATGGAGGATGCCGAgagccgccggcgccggcccaAGAAGCTGAGCACATAG